TTGATAAGATTATATGGGATTCAGCCCCTGCTGGTGAGACATTGAATTTGTTAAATATGCCACAACTACTAAAGAAACATTTAAAATCCGGTGCAAAAATATATGAAAGTATTGATAGATTAAGGAGAAAGATTAGCGGTAAAAGAAGCATTACAGATATTATAAATGAGTGGATAAATCTATCAGACTTTGTATATAATTACTTAAAAGAGAATGCAGCTTTTATTATTGTAACTAATCCTGAGAAAGTAGTATTTAATAGGACTGTTGACATAATAAAAATATTGGATGAATATAGGATGTTTATTCAAGGATTAGTCATTAATAAAATAAACACCGATGTTTCCTGTGAGAGTTTTAATAATAAGCAAAGTAAGTATATAGAATTGATAGTTAATCTTGCTGGTGGAAAGCCTATTGCTGAGATACCCTTTGATTTTTTGGGACTTGAATCATATGATAAACTAAACAATATAGGAAACATATTGATTAATAATCTAAGAATTGAATAATTGGCAAATGAGTTTAATTGATTAAAATTTATCAATAATTGCTAAAGGAATCATATAAAA
This is a stretch of genomic DNA from Deferribacterota bacterium. It encodes these proteins:
- a CDS encoding ArsA family ATPase, giving the protein MRDIYLICGKGGVGKSTCAASIAIALSNKNIKTLLLSTDFTPAIGDVLNIEIGSEFTRVKKHLYATALDQKIITDRWVKKFGPDFYEMLSNIVNLDEFDRSSRHSLLEYIGSAPSLREETMLDYIVEISKEGDFDKIIWDSAPAGETLNLLNMPQLLKKHLKSGAKIYESIDRLRRKISGKRSITDIINEWINLSDFVYNYLKENAAFIIVTNPEKVVFNRTVDIIKILDEYRMFIQGLVINKINTDVSCESFNNKQSKYIELIVNLAGGKPIAEIPFDFLGLESYDKLNNIGNILINNLRIE